A genomic window from Clostridium aceticum includes:
- the cas6 gene encoding CRISPR-associated endoribonuclease Cas6 — protein MLLKIKMEPIANHQVILPIDYNHIIQGFIYDCLNKDLSQFLHEKGFKYHSRSFKMFTFSRLMGEYKLNKDRGQIVFTGPMYLVITSPVKGFFNSLAHTFLIGNIVRLGNNNLKITSLEGEHIDVESEEIIVRTLSPIVVYSTLLRPDNRKYTCYFQPGDPDYNRLITENLKKKYISFLKTEPPQGSITVKTLSPCKQVIVNYKKTIIKGYTGKIKITGPRELLKIALEAGCGSKNAQGFGLIQLKEQSNTLFFKDLLFKSI, from the coding sequence TTGCTACTAAAAATAAAGATGGAGCCTATAGCTAATCATCAAGTGATACTTCCTATTGATTATAACCATATTATTCAAGGCTTTATTTATGATTGTTTGAATAAAGACTTATCACAGTTTCTTCACGAAAAAGGTTTTAAATATCATTCGCGTTCCTTTAAAATGTTTACCTTTTCAAGACTAATGGGGGAGTATAAGCTTAATAAAGACAGGGGACAAATAGTTTTTACTGGACCGATGTATTTAGTAATAACCTCGCCAGTTAAGGGGTTCTTTAACTCACTAGCTCATACTTTTCTCATAGGAAATATAGTGCGATTGGGAAATAACAATTTAAAAATCACTTCCCTTGAGGGTGAGCATATAGATGTTGAAAGTGAGGAAATTATCGTACGAACCTTATCTCCTATTGTGGTATATAGTACCCTTCTGCGCCCGGACAATAGAAAATATACCTGTTACTTTCAACCGGGAGATCCTGATTATAACCGACTAATTACAGAAAATCTCAAGAAAAAATACATCTCCTTTTTAAAAACAGAGCCTCCTCAAGGGAGTATTACTGTCAAAACTCTATCTCCATGTAAACAGGTAATCGTTAATTATAAAAAAACAATTATAAAGGGCTATACAGGAAAAATTAAAATTACAGGACCAAGGGAACTACTTAAAATCGCTTTAGAAGCAGGATGTGGAAGTAAGAATGCACAGGGCTTTGGCTTAATTCAGCTAAAAGAACAAAGTAATACACTATTTTTTAAGGACCTATTATTTAAATCCATATAA